From Cygnus olor isolate bCygOlo1 chromosome 7, bCygOlo1.pri.v2, whole genome shotgun sequence, a single genomic window includes:
- the CRTAC1 gene encoding cartilage acidic protein 1, whose amino-acid sequence MRSPRRRRGGTGQPPAPVPRMLALCLLSLAWLSEGSQRSEPMFTAVTHRLLPPDYDSNPTQLNYGVAVTDLDADGDFEIVVAGYNGPNLVLKYDKARGRLVNVAEDERSSPYYALRDRQGNAIGVTACDIDGDGREEVYFLNTNNAFSGMATYTDKLFKLRNGRWEDLLSDKVNRDVASRFAGRSVACVDRTGSGRYSIYIANYASGNVGPHALIEMDVAASDPARGVVVLVDVAAQAGVSRYTGGRGVAVGPILSDSASDIFCGNENSPNFLFHNRGDGTYRDVAAAVGLDDPYQHGRGVALADFNRDGRVDIVYGNWNGPHRLYLQAGAPGRVRFRDIATPKFSMPSPVRTVIAADFDNDQELEVFFNNIAYRGSSANRLFRLTRREHSDPIVEELNPGDALEPEGRGTGGAVTDFDGDGMLDLILSHGESMAQPISIFKGSQGTDNNWLRVIPRTRFGAFARGAKVVLFTRRSGAHLRIIDGGSGYLCEMEPVAHFGLGRDEASSLEVTWPDGRVLVRAVASSETNSVLEVPYPQDTEEPLAPTPLECGQGFSQHENGRCVDTDECTEFPFVCPRDKPVCINTYGGYRCRSNKRCSRGFEPNEDGTACVAQVAFFGGYPSAGSWPWPPQGALLPLGFGLCFCLYAL is encoded by the exons ATGcgctccccccgccgccgccgcgggggcACCGGGCAGCCCCCCGCGCCC GTGCCCAGGATGCTGGCGCTGTGCCTGCTGTCCCTGGCCTGGCTCAGCGAGGGCTCGCAGCGCAGCGAGCCCATGTTCACCGCCGTCACCCACCGCCTCCTGCCGCCCGACTATGACAGCAACCCCACGCAGCTCAACTATGGTGTGGCCGTCACCGACCTGGATGCCGATGGTGACTTCGAGATCGTGGTGGCGGG GTACAACGGCCCGAACCTGGTGCTCAAGTACGACAAGGCACGGGGCCGGCTGGTGAACGTGGCGGAGGACGAGCGCAGCTCCCCTTACTACGCGCTGCGGGACCGGCAGGGCAACGCCATCGGCGTGACAGCCTGTGACATCGACGGGGACGGCCGCGAGGAGGTCTACTTCCTCAACACCAACAACGCCTTCTCCG GCATGGCCACCTACACGGACAAGCTCTTCAAGCTCCGCAACGGGCGCTGGGAGGACCTGCTGAGCGACAAGGTGAACAGGGACGTGGCCAGCCGCTTCGCCGGCCGCTCCGTCGCCTGCGTGGACCGGACG GGCTCGGGCAGGTACTCCATCTACATCGCCAACTACGCCAGCGGCAACGTGGGCCCCCACGCCCTCATCGAGATGGACGTGGCCGCCAGCGACCCTGCCCGCGGCGTCGTGGTGCTGGTGGACGTGGCCGCCCAGGCGGGCGTCAGCAGGTACACAG GGGGCCGTGGGGTGGCCGTGGGCCCCATCCTGAGTGACAGTGCCTCCGACATATTCTGCGGTAACGAGAACAGCCCCAATTTCCTCTTCCACAACCGGGGGGACGGGACGTACCGGGACgtggcagctgctgtgg GGCTGGATGACCCCTACCAGCACGGACGTGGCGTGGCGCTGGCTGACTTCAACCGCGACGGCCGCGTGGACATCGTCTACGGCAACTGGAACGGGCCGCACCGCCTCTACCTGCAGGCGGGGGCCCCCGGCCGCGTCCGATTTCGg GACATCGCCACCCCCAAGTTCTCCATGCCGTCCCCCGTCCGCACCGTCATCGCCGCCGACTTCGACAACGACCAGGAGCTGGAGGTTTTCTTCAACAACATCGCCTACCGCGGCTCCTCCGCCAACCGCCTCTTCCG GCTCACCCGCAGAGAGCACTCAGACCCCATCGTGGAAGAGCTGAACCCAGGGGACGCGCTGGAGCCCGAGGGACGGGGCACGG GGGGTGCGGTGACAGATTTTGATGGCGATGGGATGCTGGACCTGATCCTGTCCCATGGCGAGTCCATGGCACAGCCGATCTCCATCTTCAAGGGCTCCCAG gGCACTGACAACAACTGGCTGCGTGTCATTCCCCGCACCCGCTTCGGGGCCTTCGCGCGGGGGGCCAAGGTGGTGCTGTTCACGCGGCGCAGCGGCGCCCACCTGCGCATCATCGACGGCGGCTCGGGGTACCTGTGCGAGATGGAGCCCGTGGCCCACTTTGGGCTGG GGCGCGACGAGGCCAGCAGCCTGGAGGTGACCTGGCCCGACGGCCGCGTCCTGGTGCGAGCCGTGGCCAGCAGTGAGACCAACTCTGTGCTGGAGGTCCCCTACCCCCAGGACACCGAGGAGCCGCTGGCGCCCACCCCGCTGGAG TGCGGGCAGGGATTCTCCCAGCACGAGAACGGACGCTGTGTAG ACACCGACGAGTGCACGGAGTTCCCCTTCGTCTGTCCCCGGGACAAGCCCGTGTGCATCAACACCTACGGCGGGTACCGCTGCCGCAGCAACAAGCGCTGCAGCCGGGGCTTCGAGCCCAACGAGGATGGCACGGCTTGCGTGG CTCAAGTGGCCTTTTTTGGGGGATACCCCTCTGCCGGGAGCTGGCCCTGGCCTCCCCAAGGCGCCCTCCTCCCTCTAGGCTTCGGACTCTGCTTTTGCCTCTATGCACTTTAG
- the GOLGA7B gene encoding golgin subfamily A member 7B isoform X2, translating to MNGAALPRALSAQAVPVPASPAGTAQWAGGVTLAPVTRCSEATSPATAWVTLPGAETRTGAMGAAPSAVGTPGMAGHGDTVHSLQELRRSASLATKVFVQRDYSDGTTCQFQTKFPPELESRIERQLFEETVKTLNSFYAEAEKIGGSSYLEGCLACATAYFIFLCMETHYEKVLKKISKYIQEQNEKIYAPRGLLLTDPLERGMRVIEISIYEDRCSSGSSSSGSSSSSSGGGGGGAGGR from the exons ATGAACGGCGCTGCCCTTCCCCGCGCCCTGTCTGCGCAGGCTGTGCCCGTGCCCGCGTCCCCAGCCGGCACCGCGCAGTGGGCCGGAGGTGTGACACTTGCGCCTGTCACTCGGTGCAGCGAGgccaccagccctgccaccGCCTGGGTCACCCTGCCCGGCGCTGAGACCAGGACAGGGGCTATGGGGGCTGCCCCCTCTGCGGTGGGGACCCCAGGGATGGCCGGCCACGGGGACACG gtgcacagcctgcaggagctgcggcGCAGCGCGTCCCTGGCCACCAAGGTCTTTGTGCAGCGGGACTACAGCGACGGGACCACGTGCCAGTTCCAGACAAAGTTCCCCCCCGAGCTGGAGAGCCGG ATCGAGCGCCAGCTCTTCGAGGAGACCGTGAAAACTCTTAACAGCTTCTACGCTGAAGCGGAGAAGATCGGGGGCAGCTCGTACCTGGAGGGGTGCCTGGCCTGCGCCACCGCCTATTTCATCTTCCTCTGCATGGAGACGCACTACGAGAAG GTCCTGAAGAAGATCTCCAAGTACATCCAGGAGCAGAACGAGAAGATCTACGCGCCACGGGGGCTGCTGCTCACCGACCCGCTGGAGCGTGGCATGAGGGTC ATCGAGATCTCCATCTACGAGGACCGGTGCAGCAGCGGCAGCTCCAGCAgcggcagctccagcagcagcagcggtggcggggggggcggcgcggggggccGGTGA
- the GOLGA7B gene encoding golgin subfamily A member 7B isoform X1, producing MATEVHSLQELRRSASLATKVFVQRDYSDGTTCQFQTKFPPELESRIERQLFEETVKTLNSFYAEAEKIGGSSYLEGCLACATAYFIFLCMETHYEKVLKKISKYIQEQNEKIYAPRGLLLTDPLERGMRVIEISIYEDRCSSGSSSSGSSSSSSGGGGGGAGGR from the exons ATGGCCACGGAG gtgcacagcctgcaggagctgcggcGCAGCGCGTCCCTGGCCACCAAGGTCTTTGTGCAGCGGGACTACAGCGACGGGACCACGTGCCAGTTCCAGACAAAGTTCCCCCCCGAGCTGGAGAGCCGG ATCGAGCGCCAGCTCTTCGAGGAGACCGTGAAAACTCTTAACAGCTTCTACGCTGAAGCGGAGAAGATCGGGGGCAGCTCGTACCTGGAGGGGTGCCTGGCCTGCGCCACCGCCTATTTCATCTTCCTCTGCATGGAGACGCACTACGAGAAG GTCCTGAAGAAGATCTCCAAGTACATCCAGGAGCAGAACGAGAAGATCTACGCGCCACGGGGGCTGCTGCTCACCGACCCGCTGGAGCGTGGCATGAGGGTC ATCGAGATCTCCATCTACGAGGACCGGTGCAGCAGCGGCAGCTCCAGCAgcggcagctccagcagcagcagcggtggcggggggggcggcgcggggggccGGTGA
- the SFRP5 gene encoding secreted frizzled-related protein 5, with protein sequence MPRASSPTRTAGTAVLALLALLALGSGQHYDYYGWQPESVPRGRFYGREPQCVDIPADMQLCYDVGYKRMRLPNLLEHESMAEAKQQASSWVPLLAKQCHTDTQLFLCSLFAPVCLDRPVYPCRSLCEVVRDSCAPVMESYGFPWPEMLHCAKFPSDHDLCIAVQFGNSQATPPPVSRICTQCEMEHKADGMMQQMCSSDFVVKMRIKEVTEENGERRLVAAQKKKVLKLGPLKRKDTKKLVLHMRNAGSCPCPQLDSLSGSFLVMGRKVGGRLLLLAIYPWQKHNKEMKFAVKFMFSYPCPLYHPLLYGAGQR encoded by the exons ATGCCACGGGCGAGCAGCCCCACGAGGACCGCGGGCACGGCGGTGCTGgcgctgctggcactgctggccCTGGGCAGCGGGCAGCACTACGACTACTACGGCTGGCAGCCCGAGAGCGTGCCCCGCGGGCGCTTCTACGGCAGGGAGCCGCAGTGCGTGGACATCCCGGCCGACATGCAGCTCTGCTACGACGTGGGCTACAAGCGCATGCGGCTGCCCAACCTGCTGGAGCACGAGTCCATGGCCGAGGCCAAGCAGCAGGccagcagctgggtgccccTGCTCGCCAAGCAGTGCCACACCGACAcccagctcttcctctgctccctcttCGCCCCCGTCTGCCTCGACCGGCCCGTCTACCCGTGCCGCTCGCTCTGCGAGGTGGTGCGCGACTCCTGCGCCCCCGTCATGGAGTCCTACGGCTTCCCCTGGCCCGAGATGCTGCACTGCGCCAAGTTCCCCTCCGACCACGACCTCTGCATCGCCGTCCAGTTCGGGAACAGCCAGGCCACCCCGCCGCCAG TGTCCAGGATCTGCACGCAGTGCGAGATGGAGCACAAGGCGGACGGCATGATGCAGCAGATGTGCTCCAGCGACTTCG TGGTGAAGATGCGCATCAAGGAGGTGACGGAGGAGAACGGGGAGCGGCGCCTGGTGGCCGCCCAGAAGAAGAAGGTGCTGAAGCTGGGCCCCCTCAAGCGCAAGGACACCAAGAAGCTGGTGCTGCACATGAGGAACGCGGGCtcctgcccctgtccccagctcgACAGCCTCAGCGGCAGCTTCCTGGTGATGGGCCGCAAGGTGGGCGGCCGCCTGCTCCTCCTCGCCATCTACCCCTGGCAGAAGCACAACAAGGAGATGAAGTTCGCCGTCAAGTTCATGTTCTCCTACCCTTGCCCCCTCTACCACCCCCTGCTCTacggggccgggcagcgctAG
- the ZFYVE27 gene encoding protrudin isoform X1 yields MQAAERDGAAAAAAGGGGGGPEPAAGGAEPSPEPPPPGKAAAFDLLGLVRSYRRLELYLEPLRDAAEAVRCLLRWQRPLCSLLACLGLNLLLLTLDRAAWYSVLALLVLLPALLGYLQETCRARPAQQELVRRRQHSVRREELRSVRLSHQEALAQVKGFLIQLEGFLSGLCCSCEAAYRVLYWENPAVSSRFYGALLGSVCILYLLPLCWVMAILNSTLFLGNPQFYQVMKELKASIEQRLGTKPLESAPEPAEPLPAAAPPDRTPTPTSTEDLSPGSVEEAEEAEPDEEFKDAIEENQLLVLEDDEGSQCSADFDLSLPDNGFMSKNDVIRSKVSRLTERLRKRYPSNNFGSCTGCGATFSVLKKRRSCSNCGNSFCSRCCSFKVPKAVMGATAPEAQRETVFVCALCNQVLTK; encoded by the exons ATGCAGGCGGCCGAGCGGgacggggcggcggcggcggcggccgggggagggggaggcGGCCCCgagccggcggcgggcggcgccgAGCCctccccggagccccccccgcccggcaAGGCGGCCGCCTTCgacctgctggggctggtgcgCAGCTACCGGCGGCTGGAGCTGTACCTGGAGCCGCTGCGGGACGCCGCCGAGGCCGTGCGCTGCCTCCTCCG gtggcAGCGGCCgctgtgctccctgctggcCTGCCTCGGCCTCAACCTCCTCCTGCTCACCCTGGACCGAG CCGCCTGGTACTcggtgctggccctgctggtgctgctgcccgcCCTGCTGGGCTACCTGCAGGAGACGTGCCGTGCCCGGCCGgcgcagcaggagctggtgcgCAGGAGGCAGCACAGCGTGCGCAGGGAGGAGCTGCGCAGCGTGCGGCTCTCGCACCAGGAGGCCCTCGCCCAGGTCAAGGGCTT CCTGATCCAGCTGGAGGGCTTCCTGAgcgggctgtgctgcagctgcgaGGCGGCGTACCGGGTGCTGTACTGGGAGAACCCCGCCGTGTCTTCCCG gTTCTACGGGGCGCTGCTGGGCTCCGTCTGCATCCTCTACCTGCTGCCGCTCTGCTGGGTCATGGCCATCCTCAACAGCACCCTCTTCCTGGGCAACCCCCAGTTCTACCAAG TGATGAAGGAGCTCAAGGCCTCGATCGAGCAGCGTCTGGGCACCAAACCCCTCGAGAGTGCTCCGGAGCCTGCCGAGCCCCTGCCAGCCGCTGCCCCGCCGGACCGGACCCCCACGCCCACCAGCACGGAG GACCTTAGCCCTGGCAGTGTGGAGGAAGCGGAGGAGGCAGAGCCCGATGAAGAGTTCAAGGACGCTATTGAG GAGAACCAGCTGCTGGTCCTG GAGGATGATGAGGGCTCTCAGTGCTCAGCAGACTTCGACCTCAGCCTCCCAGACAACGGCTTCATGAGCAAAAACGACGTGATCCGCAGCAAGGTGTCGCGCCTGACCGAGCGCCTGCGCAAGCGCTACCCCAGCAACAATTTTG GGAGCTGCACGGGCTGCGGAGCCACCTTCTCTGTGCTCAAGAAGAGG CGGAGCTGCAGTAACTGTGGGAACAGCTTCTGCTCCAGGTGTTGCTCCTTCAAAGTTCCCAAGGCTGTGATGGGAGCCACGG CCCCGGAGGCTCAGAGGGAGACGGTGTTTGTGTGCGCGCTGTGCAACCAGGTGCTCACCAAGTGA
- the ZFYVE27 gene encoding protrudin isoform X2: MQAAERDGAAAAAAGGGGGGPEPAAGGAEPSPEPPPPGKAAAFDLLGLVRSYRRLELYLEPLRDAAEAVRCLLRWQRPLCSLLACLGLNLLLLTLDRAAWYSVLALLVLLPALLGYLQETCRARPAQQELVRRRQHSVRREELRSVRLSHQEALAQVKGFLIQLEGFLSGLCCSCEAAYRVLYWENPAVSSRFYGALLGSVCILYLLPLCWVMAILNSTLFLGNPQFYQVMKELKASIEQRLGTKPLESAPEPAEPLPAAAPPDRTPTPTSTEDLSPGSVEEAEEAEPDEEFKDAIEEDDEGSQCSADFDLSLPDNGFMSKNDVIRSKVSRLTERLRKRYPSNNFGSCTGCGATFSVLKKRRSCSNCGNSFCSRCCSFKVPKAVMGATAPEAQRETVFVCALCNQVLTK; this comes from the exons ATGCAGGCGGCCGAGCGGgacggggcggcggcggcggcggccgggggagggggaggcGGCCCCgagccggcggcgggcggcgccgAGCCctccccggagccccccccgcccggcaAGGCGGCCGCCTTCgacctgctggggctggtgcgCAGCTACCGGCGGCTGGAGCTGTACCTGGAGCCGCTGCGGGACGCCGCCGAGGCCGTGCGCTGCCTCCTCCG gtggcAGCGGCCgctgtgctccctgctggcCTGCCTCGGCCTCAACCTCCTCCTGCTCACCCTGGACCGAG CCGCCTGGTACTcggtgctggccctgctggtgctgctgcccgcCCTGCTGGGCTACCTGCAGGAGACGTGCCGTGCCCGGCCGgcgcagcaggagctggtgcgCAGGAGGCAGCACAGCGTGCGCAGGGAGGAGCTGCGCAGCGTGCGGCTCTCGCACCAGGAGGCCCTCGCCCAGGTCAAGGGCTT CCTGATCCAGCTGGAGGGCTTCCTGAgcgggctgtgctgcagctgcgaGGCGGCGTACCGGGTGCTGTACTGGGAGAACCCCGCCGTGTCTTCCCG gTTCTACGGGGCGCTGCTGGGCTCCGTCTGCATCCTCTACCTGCTGCCGCTCTGCTGGGTCATGGCCATCCTCAACAGCACCCTCTTCCTGGGCAACCCCCAGTTCTACCAAG TGATGAAGGAGCTCAAGGCCTCGATCGAGCAGCGTCTGGGCACCAAACCCCTCGAGAGTGCTCCGGAGCCTGCCGAGCCCCTGCCAGCCGCTGCCCCGCCGGACCGGACCCCCACGCCCACCAGCACGGAG GACCTTAGCCCTGGCAGTGTGGAGGAAGCGGAGGAGGCAGAGCCCGATGAAGAGTTCAAGGACGCTATTGAG GAGGATGATGAGGGCTCTCAGTGCTCAGCAGACTTCGACCTCAGCCTCCCAGACAACGGCTTCATGAGCAAAAACGACGTGATCCGCAGCAAGGTGTCGCGCCTGACCGAGCGCCTGCGCAAGCGCTACCCCAGCAACAATTTTG GGAGCTGCACGGGCTGCGGAGCCACCTTCTCTGTGCTCAAGAAGAGG CGGAGCTGCAGTAACTGTGGGAACAGCTTCTGCTCCAGGTGTTGCTCCTTCAAAGTTCCCAAGGCTGTGATGGGAGCCACGG CCCCGGAGGCTCAGAGGGAGACGGTGTTTGTGTGCGCGCTGTGCAACCAGGTGCTCACCAAGTGA
- the MARVELD1 gene encoding MARVEL domain-containing protein 1 — protein sequence MARTAPPAAPPPPGPPARGSLSLHRAYLRSPLGLLRLGQLVMGAAFWVTVAAHKYEGAAHFALFAAVLVWLLTLALFGLSLLGRWALVPWLGSRWLLANLLHDLALAVGLYAAATGIMGYKAGRKSYCNLPGYSQHCLYGAYLSASVCGAVTACLYLFSGLYCLSRRCRDQRDII from the coding sequence ATGGCCCGCAcggctccccccgccgccccgccgcccccggggccgccggccCGCGGCTCCCTCAGCCTGCACCGCGCCTACCTGCGGAgccccctggggctgctgcgcCTGGGGCAGCTGGTGATGGGCGCCGCCTTCTGGGTCACCGTGGCGGCCCACAAGTACGAGGGGGCGGCCCACTTCGCCCTCTTCGCCGCCGTCCTCGTCTGGCTCCTCACCCTGGCCCTCTTCGGCCTCAGCCTGCTGGGGCGCTGGGCGCTGGTGCCCTGGCTGGGCTCCCGCTGGCTGCTCGCCAACCTGCTGCACGACCTGGCGCTGGCCGTGGGGCTCTACGCGGCCGCCACCGGCATCATGGGCTACAAGGCCGGGCGCAAGAGCTACTGCAACCTGCCGGGCTACAGCCAGCACTGCCTGTACGGCGCCTACCTGAGCGCCTCCGTCTGCGGGGCCGTCACCGCCTGCCTGTACCTCTTCTCCGGGCTCTACTGCCTGTCACGGCGCTGCCGGGACCAACGCGACATCATCTGA
- the AVPI1 gene encoding arginine vasopressin-induced protein 1 produces MGTPASVVSDPPGRAAPAARGRKRASANIFQGVGLPELRSLFRSGGAERPEERARLVWRYGGQRRMARALRRLRRRRAAEHGPGTAALRSFGRPRIPEKEPEPGGGGAEAAPGSPRRR; encoded by the exons ATGGGCACGCCGGCCTCGGTGGTGAGCGAccccccgggccgggcggcgccCGCAGCCCGCGGCCGCAAGCGGGCCTCGGCCAACATCTTCCAGGGCGTGGGGCTGCCGGAGCTGCGGAGCCTGTTCcggagcggcggggccgagcGGCCCGAGGAGCGCGCCCGCCTCGTCTGGCGGTACGGCGGCCAGCGGCGGATGGCCCGGGCCCTGCGGCGGCTCCGGCGGCGGCGAGCGGCCGAGCACGGCCCCGGGACGGCGGCGCTGCGGAGCTTCGGCCGCCCGCG GATCCCCGAGAAGGAGCCGGAGCCCGGCGGCGGAGGGGCTGAGGCGGCCCCGGGGTCCCCGCGGCGGCGCTGA